From the Streptomonospora nanhaiensis genome, the window ACCGTCGCGGTGGAGGCCGGCACCCGCGAGGTCGCCCGGTGGTGCCAGCCGCTGCTGCGGCCCTGCGGCCTGGGCGTCACGGCGTTCCTGCTGCGCCGCTTCGGCGGGGTGCCCCACGTCCTGGTGCACGCCCGGCCCGAGGGCGGGCTGATGGACGGCGTGGAACTGGCCCCCACGGTCCAGTGCACGCCCGCCAACTACGCCCACCTGCCCGCGCCGCCGCCGTTCCTGGACGCCGTGCTGGCGGCGCCGCCCGAGCGCGTGCGCTACGCGGCCGTGCACTCCGAGGAGGGCGGGCGGTTCCTGCACGCCGAGAGCCGCTACCTGGTGGTGGAGGCCGACGAGGCCACCGCGCCGCTGGCCGAGCCCGCCGGGTACCGCTGGGTGAGCCTGGACCAGCTGCACGCGCTGGTGCGCCACACCCGCTACGTCAACGTCCAGGCGCGCACCCTGCTGGCCTGCTTCGCCTGCGGGGCGGTCGACCTGTAGGGCGCCGCCGCGCGCAGCGGCGAGGGGCCCCGCCTGCGGCGGGGCCCCTTTCGCGTGCCCTTCCGCCCGGCCGCGCCGGGCCGGGCTCAGCCGACCTCGGTGGCCACGGGCGCCAGCACCCCCGCCAGCATCCGGCCGAGGATGTCCACGCCGTCGCGGGTGAGCAGCGACTCCGGGTGGAACTGCATCGAGGCGAACCCGGGGCCGCGCAGCGCGTGCACCTCGCCGGTCCAGGGGTCGCGGCTGACCTCCACCGGCCCCGCCGCCAGGGCCGGGGCGAGCACGTCCTCGGCGCTGCGCGCGGAGAACGTGTTGTAGAAGCCGACGCGCTCGGTGCTGCCGAACAGGTCGATGGTGTGCTGGGCGCCCTGGTTGGGCGCGGGGCGGCGCACCACCTCCAGCCCCAGCTCCTGGCTGAGGACCTGGTGGCTCAGGCAGACCGCCAGGAACGGCCGGCGGTCGGCCAGCAACCGCCGCAGGCCCGCCCGCAGCGCCGCGATCTTGGGGTCGCCCAGGTCGCGCGGGTCGCCCGGGCCCGGGCCCATCACGACCAGGCCGCGGCCGTCCAGGCACGGGTCCTCGTCGAAGCGGCACACCTCCACCCGCGGGCCCAGCGCCCGCAACTGGTGGGCCAGCATCGCGGTGAACGTGTCCTCGGCGTCGACCACCAGCACGTCCAGACCGGCGAAGGGCCGCTCGGCGGCGGCGCCGGCGGCGCCCAGCCAGAAGTCCGACACCCGTTCGTTGCGCCGCCGCAGCGCCGCCCGCACCTGCGGGTGGTCGCCGACGCTGCGCGGGGTGCCCTCCAGCGCCGCGATCATGCCCGCCGCCTTGGCGCGGGTCTCGGCGGCCTCGGCCGCGGGGTCGGAGTGGCGCACCAGGGTGGCGCCCACGCCGATGCGGGCGCGGCCCTCCGGCGAGATCTCGGCGGTGCGGATCATGATGGCCGAGTCCAGGCTGCGCGCGCCGGCGGCGTCGCGGCCCAGCAGGGCCAGCACCCCGCTGTAGTGGCCGCGCCCGCCCGGCTCGTGCCGGGCGATCACCCGGCAGGCGCTCTCCAGCGGGCTGCCGGTGACCGTGGGCGCGAACAGGGTCTCGCCGAGCACCTGGCGGGGGTCGCGGCGGGTGCTCCCCTCGATCACGTACTCGGTGTGGGCCAGGCGGGCCATCTCGCGCAGCCGGGGGCCCACCACCCGCGGCACGGTGTCGCAGACGCGGGCCATCATCTTCAGCTCCTCGTCCACGACCATGTACAGCTCGTCGGTCTCCTTGGCGTCGTTGAGGAAGCCCAGGACGCCGTCGAGGGTGGGGCCGGTGCCGGGGAACCGGTAGGTCCCGCTGATGGGGTTCATCCGCGCGGTGCCGCCGTCCACGCTGACGTGCAGCTCCGGCGATGCTCCCACGAACGCGCCGTAGGGGGTGTGCACGGCGAACGTCCAGTAGGCGCCGGACTCCTGGGCCAGCAGCCGCCGGAAGAGGGTCAGCGCGCTGGCCGGGGAGTAGTCCTCGATGTGCGCCACGAAGGTCCGCTTGAGCACGAAGTTCGCGCCCTCGCCGCGCCCGATCTCGCCGTTGATGATGTCGCGGGCGACGGCGGCGTAGTCCTCGTCGCCGATGTCGAACCCGCCGTCGGCCAGGGTGATCCCCGAGTCGCCCACGCGCGCCAGCACCTCCTCCAGCGCGACCTCCTGCTGGTCGGCGACCTGGAGCGCGATGAGCGGGGCGCCGTCGTCCACGCAGGCGAACCCGCGTTCGGCGAGCTGGCGGTAGGGGACCACGGCCACCACGTCGTGGCGGGCGCGGCCCGGCCCCTCCAGCGGCGGCAGCGGCAGGTCGGCCAGCCGGGGCACGGCCGCGGCGGTGCCGGTGAGGACCTCGACCCGGTCGGGGCCGGGGCCGGAGTGGGGGCGGTGCAGCAGCGCGAACGCCTCGGGCGGGTCGCGCAGCACGGCCGCCAGCAGGTCGCGTCCGGGGGCGGCCTGGGGGGTGGAGGGGGTGGTGCTCACGCGCGCACCTCCTCGGCCAGGCGCCCGCCCACACCGGCCCGCCGGCCTTCGGCGGCGTCCAGCGCGTCGAGCAGGTCGGCGGTGAGGCGGACCATGCCGCAGCGCTGGGCGGTGTAGTCCAGGGCCAGGCGGTGGTAGCCGGGTGCGAAGTCGGCGACGGCGTCGGCGGCCAGGAACACCCGGATGTCGTTGGTGAAGGCGTCCACGCAGCTCATCAGGATGCCGACGTGGGCGTAGACGCCGCACACCAGCAGTTGGTCGCGGCCCTCGGCGCGCATGCGCTCCAGCAGGCCGGTGCGGTGGAAGGCGCTGTAGCGCCACTTGGTGAGCAGCCAGTCGCCGTCGCGGGGCGCGAGCCGGTCCACCACCGCCCGGTCCTCGGGGGTGGCGTCCATGCCCGGGCCCCAGAAGTCGCGCAGCA encodes:
- a CDS encoding chorismate-binding protein gives rise to the protein MSTTPSTPQAAPGRDLLAAVLRDPPEAFALLHRPHSGPGPDRVEVLTGTAAAVPRLADLPLPPLEGPGRARHDVVAVVPYRQLAERGFACVDDGAPLIALQVADQQEVALEEVLARVGDSGITLADGGFDIGDEDYAAVARDIINGEIGRGEGANFVLKRTFVAHIEDYSPASALTLFRRLLAQESGAYWTFAVHTPYGAFVGASPELHVSVDGGTARMNPISGTYRFPGTGPTLDGVLGFLNDAKETDELYMVVDEELKMMARVCDTVPRVVGPRLREMARLAHTEYVIEGSTRRDPRQVLGETLFAPTVTGSPLESACRVIARHEPGGRGHYSGVLALLGRDAAGARSLDSAIMIRTAEISPEGRARIGVGATLVRHSDPAAEAAETRAKAAGMIAALEGTPRSVGDHPQVRAALRRRNERVSDFWLGAAGAAAERPFAGLDVLVVDAEDTFTAMLAHQLRALGPRVEVCRFDEDPCLDGRGLVVMGPGPGDPRDLGDPKIAALRAGLRRLLADRRPFLAVCLSHQVLSQELGLEVVRRPAPNQGAQHTIDLFGSTERVGFYNTFSARSAEDVLAPALAAGPVEVSRDPWTGEVHALRGPGFASMQFHPESLLTRDGVDILGRMLAGVLAPVATEVG
- a CDS encoding isochorismatase family protein; the protein is MPAIPPISAYPMPTAGELPANTADWTLQPHRAVLLVHDMQRFFLRPFGSAPALRDRLVENCGLLRDRCAGLGVPVAYTAQPGGMSPSERGLLRDFWGPGMDATPEDRAVVDRLAPRDGDWLLTKWRYSAFHRTGLLERMRAEGRDQLLVCGVYAHVGILMSCVDAFTNDIRVFLAADAVADFAPGYHRLALDYTAQRCGMVRLTADLLDALDAAEGRRAGVGGRLAEEVRA